DNA sequence from the Cohnella herbarum genome:
GCTTGCCCAAGCATTGCGCTTCAGGCGTCGGGAAAACTCCCCAGTCTCCAAGCTCGCCTACGGATCGTAGAAGCGTAACGGCTATCGTGTTCCGTCCATCTCTAAGGATTTCGTACTCGTTCAAACCGATATTAGCAATGGCCAGTCCGCGTTCGATATCGTCCAGAGCGACGAATGCTTGTTGGTGCTGCGCGTTGCTCGGATTAAGCCATTCCGGTGCGGGTTCGTTCGGTCGTTCCGCAATCTCGAAGATCGAATCGGCATAATGGACATCGGACACGATATCCGATGGAAATAGGGCTCTTATTCGATGATCCTTTGCTTGATTATCGAATGAAGCGACAACCTTCAACGCCCTTGCTCCTTGTTCGATGGTGACGAGGGTTCGAATAACGATCGGCACTGTCCGCTGTGAACGAAGCGAGTTGCGGTCGCGTACAGGTACCATCGAAGCCATTTCACGTTGCAGCGTAGCCTCCGCCTCCGCGGGTATTTCCCACCGATGGATGATTTCCACGACAGTCACAAAAGAATTCTTGGAGAGAATCCGAACCTCTGCTTCCAAATCTTGCGTCGTCAGCGCTTGCATGCCGCCATCTTGCTTGAATATATATTCGTTGCCGATGTCGCCGACATCCTCGTATACGCAGAGATTCGAGTAGACGGCTTGGGTCTCTTTGTCCGTTAACGTCAGGCTTCCGTTGCGGTTGACGATGATCGAGTAGAACTCATTCTCGAGAGCGGCCTTACCTAACGGAGCGATATCCGGATTGGCTCGGCCTTCGCGGGAGAGTCCGGGTTCGCGGCGCCACGCATAAACGCGATAACCCAGTCCGGGAACCCGATCCGCTTTCAGCGTAATCCGCAGACGTCGCGCTATATACGGCTTTCTGAAATGTTCATCGGGCAGAGCGTAGTTGAATTTTACTCCCAGATCTTCGATTTCCGCCTCTACGATTCGCCCTTTCTCGTCGACGATGAGACCATCGCCGATCTCGACTTTATCCAATTGCTCGTAGATTTCAACGGACGAAGAATACTGCAGCGATCGTTTTTCGATTTCCAATTCCACGCTAACTGTGCCCGATCTGATTTGCCCGGCGTAGTTCATGACTAGGAAAGGGATGGCCGGATCGGAGAAGAGCGAGGTGTCCGCGTGACTGGCCATGAATTTCAGGCTGGTCTGCGCGAGGGATTCCGCCACGTGGCGGCTCTTCGCAAAACGGGTCATCATCTCGGAATGGACTTCGTCAACGCTGCAACCACAGATGCTGTCATGCGGATGATTTTGCATTAGCGTCTTCCAGGCATAAGTGAGCAGATGATCCGGATACCCTCGTCCCAAATGCGCGGCAATGGCCGCCGCAGGTTCGGCTATCTTTTCCAACAGGATTTGTCCTCGAGTATTCGCCTGCTTAATATAGACCCGCGCGGACGCGGTATTGACGAGAGTGCCCCAGCCGTCCGTTCGTTGGCTTCGCAGCTCGCCTTCGACAACCGTAAGAGGCTTGTCTATTGCTGTTTCTACGGCCGCGATATAGTCCGCGAAGGTGCTATGCTTGAAACGATAGCCGGGATAGAGCTTGCGGGCGGTCTCAAGCGCAGCGGATAGATCGGTCTGGACGGGCTGGTGATCGCAACCGTTCATGAACAGCAACTGAGGCGTCGAGGCATAACGTTCCGTATTCGCCATTCTCTCGGGCCAGTAGGAAAGGGCGTCTTCTTCTTTTACGGGAATCTCCATGCCGTTGTGATACCAATTGGCGAACAGGATTCCCAATACTTCGGAGCCATCCGGCGAACGCCAGGTCATCTCGGAGAAAGGGGACTCATAAGCCGCGGAATCGGACACGGTATTGTTGGAACCTGTCGGTTTCACGCCTCTGCCGAAAACGGCATTCCGAATGCCGGCCTGAAGAAGCAACTGAGGGGCCTGCCCCATATTGCCGAAGGAATCGGGGAAATAGCCGATCTTCGCGACGGGACCGTAAGCCTTCGCATCATGATGACCGATGAGCAGATTGCGGACATTCGCTTCGGCGCTCGTAAGGAATTCGTCTTGGAGAATATACCAGGGACCGATCACGATTCGCCCTTGTCGAATCCAGTGCGTAAGCCTCTCGCGTTGTTCCGGGCGAACTTGCAAATAATCTTCCAATATAATCGTTTGACCGTCCAGATGGAAGCTGCGAAAATCGTCGTCCTTGTCCAAAGTATCCAGTAGAACGTCCATGAGCGCGATCAAGCGCACGTGATGTTTCTCGTAGGGCATATACCATTCCCTATCCCAATGAGTATGGGAGATAATATGCGCAACGGGTTCAATCATATTTTACCCTCCGAATTCAATACAAATATACAAGTTTAGAGTATCTTGTTATACTGGATAATAGTAAATTTTAGTCGACGTGTAAACGGTTTGAAGTCACTTGGGAGAGATAAAGTTGTATATTTATTATAAATGTAGATGAGGTGATTTCTGATGGATGGTTCGACCAAACGAACGCCGCTCTATTCCCAGGTGCGCGATTACGTGCTTGATCAGATTAGAACGGGAAAGTGGAGGGAAGGACGCAGGTTGCCTTCAGAGAACCAGCTTTGCAAACAGTTCGATGTCAGCCGGATTACGATTCGAAGCGCGATGGCCAAGCTAGTAGAAGAAGGGATCGTCTACAGGGTCCAGGGAAGGGGATCTTACATAGGTAAGTACACGGGGGAGAAGGAGCCGATTAGATATGCAAGTCCGCCACGGGAAAGCGATGGACCGCTCCTTATCGCTTTGATTGTTCCGAAGCTGCGCGGTTTGCTCATGACTCGTCTGGCTGAAGGGGTTGAGGCAGGTCTCGATAGTTCGCGTTATCGGATCTTAATGCTGACCACCGACTATTCCCAATCTAGAGAAGATGAGAGGCTGAAGGAGGCCATTAAAGCGGGAGCGCAAGGAATCATCATCTATCCGTCAGACGGTCAGACCTATAACGAAGGAATGCTAAGGCTTACGCTAGACCGCTACCCGATCGTCGTCATCGATCGTTACTTGCGTGGAGTCGAGACCAACTGCGTATGCTCCGATCATTATACCGGAGCTTATGAAGCGACTGAACATCTGTTGCGGCTCGGGCATCGGCGAATCGCGTTCGTATCCCCTCCTTGTGCGGGTACGACCAGTTTGGAAGAGCGTTTGGAAGGATATCGGCAGGCTCTGAACGATTACGGCGTTATTTTCGACAAGACTCGGGTGCTTGAGCAGAAGGACTCGGAGGCTATCGAAGCGTTTCTAAACGAACAATCCGATTTGACTGCTTTATTCGCAGCGAACGAGGAGATCGGACTGGCGTCGATCAGGGCAGCCGAGAAGGGCGGGAGGTCTGTACCTGGGCAACTGTCCGTAATCTTCTTCGACGATTACGATCATTCTTCCGACGCCCGAATTCCTCCTACATGCGTAGCACAGCAAGGCGAACAAATCGGTAACGAGGCAGCGAAGAGAATTCTTTCCTTGATCGAGAACCCGCTGCAAAATAGAGCGATGATCCGCATTCCGACGAAATTGATCGTTCGCAACTCTACTTTATCCATTAGCGATCTTATCGAAGAACATGATTTCGATAATTCCCCGGCGTGAAGCTAATATCGAGGGTTCTACGGGAGAAGGGGGCGAGTTAACGAACGTGAACCGCTAACCGAGAGCTCCTGCTCAATAGGGGACAGCTTTTAATGTCGAACAGGTTGCCAATCTCATTGGCAGCCTGTTCGAATTTCAGGTATTAGGGGCGCTGGTCGTCTTTGGCGCACCTTTAATCATATTTTGACACCAGAGGTTGAAGATTTGACGCCGATGCAATATGATGCCGATATATGGAAAGTCGTTGAAGAGGGACGTGGCGGAGATGCATAAGGTACTTATTGTCGACGACGAGAAGGAAATACGCGAGGGGCTGAAGACAGTCTTCCCGTGGGCGGAGTGCGGAGTGGCTGGGGTGCATACTGCGGAAGACGGCGAAGAGGCCTTAATGCTAGTCGAACGACTCAATCCCGACGTGATCGTGACAGACATTAAGATGAATCGAATGTCTGGACTTGAACTAATTGGTAGGTTGCAAGAAACGGGGCGTTTCACGGGAAAGACGATCGTGATTAGCGGATATGACGACTTTGACCTGGTGAAGCAAGCGATGAAGCTCGGCGCGGCGGATTATATTCTGAAGCCGATCCAGATCGCTGAACTGAAGCAGGTGGTCCATCGTGCGGTTGCCGAAATTCGCGAAGAAAGGACTCTGGAACAGAATCAAAGGATGCTCGAGAATCAGCTGCGGCAAGCCGTTCCGCGTCTGAAGGAAGAGGTGCTGCGGGAATTAATCGACAGGGCGCCTGATCCGTACGGAACAACGCGGATCAAACATCGGCTGAAAACGTTGGATCTGGAATGGATGCTTGAGGATCGAATGGTTCTGATGGTGGCGGAAGTGGACGATGCGGCGGCCCTGGAACAGAACAAACGATATAAGCGGGAGAAAGAACTGATTTCGTTCGCCATCGGCAACGTGGCGGAGATGGTCGTACGTGAAGAATGCGGCTATACGGCCGAGTTGTTTCAGGATAAGGAGGAACGTTGGGTTATTGCGATCAGTCGGCGCCCTCATGTTGCACAGAGCGCTTACGCTGGGCTTGCCAAGCTACTGATCGATAAAATCAACGCCAATGTCAAAGTGAATATGACGATCGCGCTCGCTTCATCGGTCGGCGAGTGGAATCGACTGTTCGATCTGTATCGGGAAGCGATCGATACGTTAGAATTGAAAGCGCTCTACGGCGGCAATCAATTGTTGATCACGGATGAGAAGGGAAACGATTCGGTCGATTCGGAAGTTTCGCTAAGCAACATAAAAGAAGTACTGGATCTGATCAGGTATGGCTCGGAGTCGGACATCCGCGAGGCGATGAGCGCCTTCCCGGTGTTCGTGCGCACATGGTCCTTGTCGAGCTTGCGAGAAATTCAGGGACGCTTGTTCGACTGGTTGTTCGAATTGATTAAGGAAGCGTCGGCGGCGGGCTGTAAGGATCCGTGGTGGGAGGGGAACCTGCTCTCGATCTGGGATCAGATCGAGCAGTTCGATACGCTTGAGTCCCTTCAGAATCAGATGACCGCCTATTTGCTGAGGCTCGCGAGCGGCTTCGACCAACGCAAACCTTCGCAAAATTTGATTTTGACGGAAGCGGAGAAATACATACAAGCGCATTATCGGGACAATCTGACGTTGCAGGTGGTTGCTCGGCAAATATGCATCACTCCGGTGTGGCTTAGCAAACTGTTCAAAAAAGAAAAACAGGTCACGTTCCTCGAATATTTAACCCGGGTGCGGATCGAACATGCTAAGATCCGATTGGCGGATGCCCGATTCCGAATTTATCAGGTCGGTCTGGAGGTCGGGTACGGCAATCCGGAGCATTTCACCAAAACTTTCAAAAAAGCGGTAGGGTGTACGCCGAAAGAGTATCGCAATCAGCGAGGGATCGCGGATGAATAGGCTGATATTGGACAAAGGGCACTCGTTTCGCCGTAAGATTATTGTGTTAATCCTGCTGGTTCTCGTTGCGCCGTTTTTATTTATTTCTATCTATTCCTACCGCCAATCGGTCGAAGGCATATCGAATGCCAATGCTCTATTCTGGTCGGAATATATGATCCAGACGGCTCGTAACCTCGATGAACAACTCGAGAAGCTGAATGATCAGATCAACGACGTGATCGGCAACCGTCATCTGCAGGAACTGCTGCGGGAGGAAACGAAGGACAGCCAGGAGGAGAGAGCCTTTATTTCCGCGATGTCCGAACTGACCTATCAGAAGAAAAACGAAATGGGCGTGTACCGCATTCGCGTCTACCCGATCCATGCGGCAGCCTATCCGGAGTACATGAAGATGATTCGTTACGAGGAGGATGATTCCGTTCGGCGCGGATTCGAAGAAATCTCGCGGACCGGAGATCCGCGATGGCAACTAATGTGGCCCGGGCATACCAGCTCCGTGTATCCCGTCCCAATGATATCGCGAATAAAACAATTTACCGGTCTCAACGACAACAAGCCTCGGGGAATGATCGTAGCGGATTTGGAAGCCTCTTCCTTCCAACGGATGATCTCACCCCCTAAGAACTTGCAGGGACAGCAATCGGTTCTTGTGGACGAGAGCGGTATCGTTCTTTCGGATTCACGTCCAGAACGGTTAGGCAAGCCTTATCCATCCGCGGCCCTTCTTGATCTGATCGGTACGAACAGTCACGGTACGGCGACAATGTCGATCGACAATGCCCGAACGCTCGTCTCTTACGTCCATCTAAAAGATCAGCCATGGACGCTGGTCAGTACCATTCCGCTCGACACCCTGATCGGTCCGCTGGAGAAAATCGGCCATCTGACGGCGTTTCTGCTTGGGATCTATTTCATTTGCGGGGTCGGCATTGTCATTTACATCACCCTATACTTCACCAATCCGATTGTTCGGCTCGTTCGCTCTATGCGGAAGCTGGAAAAGGGCAGTTTCTTGCTGCCTTCCATGGATTCGCGGCGTCGCGATGAAATCGGTTGGCTCTATCAGGGATTCGATCAAATGGTCAAGAGAATCCAAGGGCTGGTCGAGGAAGTCTATCAGTCGGAGAAGTTGAAGAAAGAGCTGGAGTTTCAGGTGCTTAGCCATCAGATCAATCCGCACTTCTTGTACAACACGCTCGAGTCGATCCGCTGGAAAGCCGAGCAATACCGAATGCGCGACATAAGCGAGATGGTCGCGTCGCTCGGCAATCTGCTTAGGCTTAGCCTGAACGAAGGCAGAGAGTTGACGACGGTCGCACGCGAAATCGAGCAGGCGAGAGCCTATGTGGATATCGAACGTGCTCGCTTGGACAAGCCGTTCCAGGTCAAATTCATGATGGAGGAAGAAATTCTGGGCAAAGCGATGTTGCGTCTGCTGCTGCAGCCGTTGATGGAAAATGCGATTCATCATGGCATTCGCGACAATCCGGAGCGCGGGAAAATCATCGTGCTTGGGAGGAAGGTTGGCGCGGATCTGCAATTCGAATTGCACGACAACGGTAAAGGCATTCCTGCAGATGTGCTGCCCCAACTGCTATCCCCTGTACCCCATGCCGAGACGGGCAAACGCAGAGGGGTGGGGCTTCGTAACATTCATCAGCGATTGCAGCTGTACTACGGGGACGACTACGGTCTGCAGATCGATTCCGGGCTAGGGCAAGGTACGAAGATTACGATACGACATCCGATATTGCCGGAATAACAACTGAACTTAGCATTCCAGCTGCTCCTTGCTTAGACGGGGGCGGCTTTTTTTTCGTTAATGACAGCGGAGGCCAATCTGAATCCACAAAGTTTAATTTTGAGGGGTAGTGGGGGCGGGGGAAATTTTCTAGACTAATAGTAGTCAGCAAGAGGGAGGTGTTAACATGCAATTTTTCCGGGAAATCAAGCTTAACGGTTCGGTGTATGCCATGTTTGTTCCGGTTGCTGTTCTGCTGTTCTTGTTCAGCTATATGCCGATGGCGGGCGTCATTATCGCTTTCAAAGATTTCGACTTTACGAAAGGTATCTTCGGTAGCGAGTGGGCGAATCCGATCTGGAACAACTTCGATTACCTGCTCACTTCATCGCAAGCGCTGCGAGCGATTCGCAACACGATTTTGCTTAACCTTCTGTTCATTGCAGTCGGATTGGTATTTGAAGTCGGCTTGGCGTTGCTGCTTCATGAGATTCGCTCCAAAGCGTTCAAGCGGACGGCGCAGTCGATCACGTTTCTGCCGTTCTTTATTTCCTGGATCGTCGTCGGCGTATTCCTCTACAATCTGCTGCAGTATGATCACGGCGCCTTTAACGAGCTGCTGAAGTGGTTAGGGGCGGATAAGATCGACTTCTACAATTCTCCGGGTTGGTGGCCGCTCATTCTTGTCCTGATCATGCGTTGGAAATTCACGGGGTATGGGACGATCCTTTATTTGGCGGGGCTGGTGAGCATAGATTCTTCTTATTACGAGGCGGCCGCGATCGACGGGGCTTCGCGCTGGAAGCAAATTCGCTATATTAGCTTGCCCATGCTGAAGCCGACGATGATCATTCTGACGCTGCTGGCGATCGGACGGATCTTGAATGCGGATTTCGGCATGTTCTACGCGCTCGTCGGCGACGCGCCGATGCTGTTCGCCACCACGGACGTGGTCGATACTTTCGTCTATCGCAGCTTGCGGGAAACCGGGGACATTAGCATGGCTTCCGCGAGCGGGTTCCTGCAATCGATCGTGGCGTTCCTCCTCGTTCTGGGCAGCAACGCGGTCGCTCGCAAAGTCGATCGGGATTCGGCATTGTTTTAACACGTAAAGGCGGTGGGATCGGATGGCTTCGAAAAAAATGGATGTTACGCAGGCGTGTCTCCTTGCGATCGTGTCCATCTTGTGTATCTTGTGTATCATTCCCTTTCTCATGGTCATAAGCGGATCCTTGAGTACAGAAAAAGATATTGTGGATTACGGGTATACGCTTATCCCCAAGCATCTCACGCTGCTATCCTACAAGGTGCTTCTCTTAGGTTCGGGTCGCATTCTGGATGCGTACGGGGTCACCGTCCTTGTAACGGCAATCGGAACGGTGCTGGCACTACTGGTGAATAGCATGGGAGCCTACGTCTTGACGAGAAAGGCGCTGAAATATCGCAACATTCTGTCCGTCTATGCCTTGATCACCCTTCTATTCAACGGGGGGATGGTTCCTTGGTATTTCGTCTGCGTAAACTACCTGCATTTGCAAGATTCGTTGCTCGCGCTTATTCTGCCTGCGTTAGGAAACGCGTTCAACATGTATTTGGTTCGCAATTACATGCTGTCGGTTCCAGAAGAGATCTACGAGTCAGCGAAAATGGACGGCGCGGGGGATCTGAAATACTTCTTCCGGTTTATGTTGCCCTTGTCGAAGCCGGTACTTGCTACCGTAGGTTTGTTCACCGCGCTAGCGTACTGGAACGATTGGTTTATTGCACTGATGCTTGTTAACAAACAGGAGCTGCAGCCGTTACAGTTGATTCTTCGCACGATCGTATCCAATATCGAGTTCGTCAAAAATTCGGGCAACGCGATGGACATTCAGCGGTTAACCGCGCAGCTTCCTTCGGAAGGGATCAAGATGGCGGCGACGGTCATTACGATCGGGCCGATCGTATTCCTCTACCCGTTCGTACAGAAGTATTTCGTGAAAGGCATTATGATTGGCGCGGTGAAGGGTTGACTATTTCAGCTTGGGGCTGTGATAGGATAAAGATGACGAGGAGAGATAGAGATGAAGAAGACGGGTTCGAGAAGAAGGGTCTGGCAAGCGGTCATGCTGCTT
Encoded proteins:
- a CDS encoding alpha-mannosidase; translated protein: MIEPVAHIISHTHWDREWYMPYEKHHVRLIALMDVLLDTLDKDDDFRSFHLDGQTIILEDYLQVRPEQRERLTHWIRQGRIVIGPWYILQDEFLTSAEANVRNLLIGHHDAKAYGPVAKIGYFPDSFGNMGQAPQLLLQAGIRNAVFGRGVKPTGSNNTVSDSAAYESPFSEMTWRSPDGSEVLGILFANWYHNGMEIPVKEEDALSYWPERMANTERYASTPQLLFMNGCDHQPVQTDLSAALETARKLYPGYRFKHSTFADYIAAVETAIDKPLTVVEGELRSQRTDGWGTLVNTASARVYIKQANTRGQILLEKIAEPAAAIAAHLGRGYPDHLLTYAWKTLMQNHPHDSICGCSVDEVHSEMMTRFAKSRHVAESLAQTSLKFMASHADTSLFSDPAIPFLVMNYAGQIRSGTVSVELEIEKRSLQYSSSVEIYEQLDKVEIGDGLIVDEKGRIVEAEIEDLGVKFNYALPDEHFRKPYIARRLRITLKADRVPGLGYRVYAWRREPGLSREGRANPDIAPLGKAALENEFYSIIVNRNGSLTLTDKETQAVYSNLCVYEDVGDIGNEYIFKQDGGMQALTTQDLEAEVRILSKNSFVTVVEIIHRWEIPAEAEATLQREMASMVPVRDRNSLRSQRTVPIVIRTLVTIEQGARALKVVASFDNQAKDHRIRALFPSDIVSDVHYADSIFEIAERPNEPAPEWLNPSNAQHQQAFVALDDIERGLAIANIGLNEYEILRDGRNTIAVTLLRSVGELGDWGVFPTPEAQCLGKHEVEFAIIPYAGQAKRSEVAKEAYSFQIPWASVQTEIQQGILPPVHGWLDWSGKHLAFSTVKGREKYGEFIVRWYNLSNEHTELILSPSKESSEWYASNILEERLRSLQPEADGKLRVQVKPCEIVTLLLNRL
- a CDS encoding GntR family transcriptional regulator; the encoded protein is MDGSTKRTPLYSQVRDYVLDQIRTGKWREGRRLPSENQLCKQFDVSRITIRSAMAKLVEEGIVYRVQGRGSYIGKYTGEKEPIRYASPPRESDGPLLIALIVPKLRGLLMTRLAEGVEAGLDSSRYRILMLTTDYSQSREDERLKEAIKAGAQGIIIYPSDGQTYNEGMLRLTLDRYPIVVIDRYLRGVETNCVCSDHYTGAYEATEHLLRLGHRRIAFVSPPCAGTTSLEERLEGYRQALNDYGVIFDKTRVLEQKDSEAIEAFLNEQSDLTALFAANEEIGLASIRAAEKGGRSVPGQLSVIFFDDYDHSSDARIPPTCVAQQGEQIGNEAAKRILSLIENPLQNRAMIRIPTKLIVRNSTLSISDLIEEHDFDNSPA
- a CDS encoding response regulator; this encodes MHKVLIVDDEKEIREGLKTVFPWAECGVAGVHTAEDGEEALMLVERLNPDVIVTDIKMNRMSGLELIGRLQETGRFTGKTIVISGYDDFDLVKQAMKLGAADYILKPIQIAELKQVVHRAVAEIREERTLEQNQRMLENQLRQAVPRLKEEVLRELIDRAPDPYGTTRIKHRLKTLDLEWMLEDRMVLMVAEVDDAAALEQNKRYKREKELISFAIGNVAEMVVREECGYTAELFQDKEERWVIAISRRPHVAQSAYAGLAKLLIDKINANVKVNMTIALASSVGEWNRLFDLYREAIDTLELKALYGGNQLLITDEKGNDSVDSEVSLSNIKEVLDLIRYGSESDIREAMSAFPVFVRTWSLSSLREIQGRLFDWLFELIKEASAAGCKDPWWEGNLLSIWDQIEQFDTLESLQNQMTAYLLRLASGFDQRKPSQNLILTEAEKYIQAHYRDNLTLQVVARQICITPVWLSKLFKKEKQVTFLEYLTRVRIEHAKIRLADARFRIYQVGLEVGYGNPEHFTKTFKKAVGCTPKEYRNQRGIADE
- a CDS encoding sensor histidine kinase; this translates as MNRLILDKGHSFRRKIIVLILLVLVAPFLFISIYSYRQSVEGISNANALFWSEYMIQTARNLDEQLEKLNDQINDVIGNRHLQELLREETKDSQEERAFISAMSELTYQKKNEMGVYRIRVYPIHAAAYPEYMKMIRYEEDDSVRRGFEEISRTGDPRWQLMWPGHTSSVYPVPMISRIKQFTGLNDNKPRGMIVADLEASSFQRMISPPKNLQGQQSVLVDESGIVLSDSRPERLGKPYPSAALLDLIGTNSHGTATMSIDNARTLVSYVHLKDQPWTLVSTIPLDTLIGPLEKIGHLTAFLLGIYFICGVGIVIYITLYFTNPIVRLVRSMRKLEKGSFLLPSMDSRRRDEIGWLYQGFDQMVKRIQGLVEEVYQSEKLKKELEFQVLSHQINPHFLYNTLESIRWKAEQYRMRDISEMVASLGNLLRLSLNEGRELTTVAREIEQARAYVDIERARLDKPFQVKFMMEEEILGKAMLRLLLQPLMENAIHHGIRDNPERGKIIVLGRKVGADLQFELHDNGKGIPADVLPQLLSPVPHAETGKRRGVGLRNIHQRLQLYYGDDYGLQIDSGLGQGTKITIRHPILPE
- a CDS encoding ABC transporter permease; this translates as MQFFREIKLNGSVYAMFVPVAVLLFLFSYMPMAGVIIAFKDFDFTKGIFGSEWANPIWNNFDYLLTSSQALRAIRNTILLNLLFIAVGLVFEVGLALLLHEIRSKAFKRTAQSITFLPFFISWIVVGVFLYNLLQYDHGAFNELLKWLGADKIDFYNSPGWWPLILVLIMRWKFTGYGTILYLAGLVSIDSSYYEAAAIDGASRWKQIRYISLPMLKPTMIILTLLAIGRILNADFGMFYALVGDAPMLFATTDVVDTFVYRSLRETGDISMASASGFLQSIVAFLLVLGSNAVARKVDRDSALF
- a CDS encoding carbohydrate ABC transporter permease, which codes for MASKKMDVTQACLLAIVSILCILCIIPFLMVISGSLSTEKDIVDYGYTLIPKHLTLLSYKVLLLGSGRILDAYGVTVLVTAIGTVLALLVNSMGAYVLTRKALKYRNILSVYALITLLFNGGMVPWYFVCVNYLHLQDSLLALILPALGNAFNMYLVRNYMLSVPEEIYESAKMDGAGDLKYFFRFMLPLSKPVLATVGLFTALAYWNDWFIALMLVNKQELQPLQLILRTIVSNIEFVKNSGNAMDIQRLTAQLPSEGIKMAATVITIGPIVFLYPFVQKYFVKGIMIGAVKG